A single genomic interval of Alligator mississippiensis isolate rAllMis1 chromosome 15, rAllMis1, whole genome shotgun sequence harbors:
- the LOC102576776 gene encoding phospholipase A and acyltransferase 3, which yields MDGRGPGLEPELKPGDLIEIFRRGYRHWAIYVGYGYVIHLAPPGEAVDAGFSSLFSVLTDKAVVRRDPLWTVTGGDRYRVNNLHDKRLQPRPREVIVCEAEAQVGQELPYSITTENCEHFVTQLRYGVARSEQVRDTVTAGVAGVALLGVLGAGLLVGKMLLRSRKEEE from the exons ATGGACGGCCGGGGACCAGGGCTG GAGCCCGAGCTCAAGCCCGGAGACCTCATTGAGATTTTTCGCAGAGGCTACCGGCACTGGGCCATCTATGTGGGCTACGGCTATGTCATCCACCTGGCCCCCCCAG GGGAGGCAGTGGATGCAGGATTCTCCAGcctgttctcagtgctgacggACAAGGCGGTGGTGCGCCGGGACCCACTCTGGACTGTGACGGGAGGAGACCGGTACCGGGTGAACAACCTGCACGACAAGCGCCTGCAACCGCGGCCCCGCGAGGTCATCGTGTGTGAGGCCGAGGCCCAGGTGGGCCAGGAGCTGCCCTACAGCATCACCACGGAGAACTGCGAGCATTTCGTCACCCAGTTGCGCTACGGAGTCGCCCGCAGCGAGCAG gtcCGGGATACTGTGACTGCTGGGGTGGCTGGTGTTGCCCTCTTGGGTGTCTTGGGGGCTGGGCTCCTTGTGGGGAAGATGCTGTTGCGGAGCAGGAAAGAAGAGGAGTAG
- the LOC102558570 gene encoding phospholipase A and acyltransferase 3 isoform X1 — protein sequence MVPGLGLLGAGPGPEQKEPKPGDLIQIFRSTYDHWAVYVGYGYVVHMAPQGQAAEAGFSSLFSVLTDKAVVRRDPLWIVTAADRYQVNNLHDTDMPARPREDIVRDAEAQVGQVLSYSITSQNCEHFVTQLRYGVPCSDQVRDAVTAGAAGVALLGVLGAGLFVGKMLLRSRKEEE from the exons ATGGTGCCGGGGCTGGGCCTGCTCGGAGCAGGGCCCGGACCAGAG CAGAAGGAGCCCAAGCCTGGGGATCTCATTCAGATCTTTCGCTCCACCTACGACCACTGGGCCGTCTACGTGGGCTACGGCTATGTTGTCCACATGGCCCCCCAAG ggcaggcagcggaGGCAGGATTCTCCAGCCTGTTCTCGGTGTTGACGGACAAGGCGGTGGTGCGCCGGGACCCGCTCTGGATCGTGACGGCAGCCGACCGGTACCAGGTGAACAACCTGCATGACACAGACATGCCAGCACGGCCCCGCGAGGACATCGTGCGTGACGCTGAGGCCCAGGTGGGTCAGGTGCTGTCCTACAGCATCACCAGCCAAAACTGCGAGCACTTCGTCACCCAGCTGCGCTACGGCGTTCCCTGCAGTGACCAG gtcCGGGATGCTGTGACTGCTGGGGCAGCCGGTGTCGCCCTCTTGGGTGTCTTGGGGGCTGGGCTCTTTGTGGGGAAGATGCTGTTGCGGAGCAGGAAAGAAGAGGAGTAG
- the LOC102558570 gene encoding phospholipase A and acyltransferase 3 isoform X2 has protein sequence MAGRAAGLQKEPKPGDLIQIFRSTYDHWAVYVGYGYVVHMAPQGQAAEAGFSSLFSVLTDKAVVRRDPLWIVTAADRYQVNNLHDTDMPARPREDIVRDAEAQVGQVLSYSITSQNCEHFVTQLRYGVPCSDQVRDAVTAGAAGVALLGVLGAGLFVGKMLLRSRKEEE, from the exons atggccggCCGGGCCGCGGGGCTG CAGAAGGAGCCCAAGCCTGGGGATCTCATTCAGATCTTTCGCTCCACCTACGACCACTGGGCCGTCTACGTGGGCTACGGCTATGTTGTCCACATGGCCCCCCAAG ggcaggcagcggaGGCAGGATTCTCCAGCCTGTTCTCGGTGTTGACGGACAAGGCGGTGGTGCGCCGGGACCCGCTCTGGATCGTGACGGCAGCCGACCGGTACCAGGTGAACAACCTGCATGACACAGACATGCCAGCACGGCCCCGCGAGGACATCGTGCGTGACGCTGAGGCCCAGGTGGGTCAGGTGCTGTCCTACAGCATCACCAGCCAAAACTGCGAGCACTTCGTCACCCAGCTGCGCTACGGCGTTCCCTGCAGTGACCAG gtcCGGGATGCTGTGACTGCTGGGGCAGCCGGTGTCGCCCTCTTGGGTGTCTTGGGGGCTGGGCTCTTTGTGGGGAAGATGCTGTTGCGGAGCAGGAAAGAAGAGGAGTAG
- the LOC132245706 gene encoding hydra actinoporin-like toxin 3 isoform X1: MADTIQSLVATTDVGRCVGIEIINQTQNLTLHSPRYYCSSGHSLIPPVLKITPGSTANCVFVKTRYSLRGSVGILAYEAGDFILALVFSNPFDYVLYNIQFALSITDDKYFYDSMEAAYSRIIKNSFRNSTSIQKVSLSQCHETVKVTARNISAQATMSNDSKAILRVLIETDNTPHPFEMDQ; this comes from the exons ATGGCGGACACCATCCAGAGTCTGGTGGCAACCACTGATGTGGGGCGGTGTGTGGGAATCGAGATAATCAACCAGACACAGAACTTGACTCTGCACTCCCCAAG ATATTATTGCTCCAGTGGCCACAGCCTCATTCCTCCTGTTCTTAAGATCACACCAGGCTCCACGGCAAACTGTGTGTTTGTGAAGACCAGATACAGCCTTCGTGGAAGTGTGGGGATCCTGGCATATGAGGCAGGTGATTTTATACTGGCTCTCGTGTTCTCCAATCCCTTTGACTACGTTCTTTACAACATCCAGTTTGCTCTCAGTATCACTGATGATAAGTATTTCTATGACAGCATGGAGGCAGCTTACTCCAGAATAATCAAAAACTCTTTCAGGAACAGCACATCCATCCAGAAAGTCAGTCTTAGCCAGTGCCATGAAACTGTGAAGGTGACTGCGAGGAATATTTCTGCTCAGGCTACCATGTCAAATGACTCCAAGGCAATCCTAAGAGTGCTGATTGAGACTGATAATACTCCACACCCTTTTGAGATGGACCAATAG
- the LOC132245706 gene encoding uncharacterized protein LOC132245706 isoform X2 — translation MADTIQSLVATTDVGRCVGIEIINQTQNLTLHSPRYYCSSGHSLIPPVLKITPGSTANCVFVKTRYSLRGSVGILAYEEQHIHPESQS, via the exons ATGGCGGACACCATCCAGAGTCTGGTGGCAACCACTGATGTGGGGCGGTGTGTGGGAATCGAGATAATCAACCAGACACAGAACTTGACTCTGCACTCCCCAAG ATATTATTGCTCCAGTGGCCACAGCCTCATTCCTCCTGTTCTTAAGATCACACCAGGCTCCACGGCAAACTGTGTGTTTGTGAAGACCAGATACAGCCTTCGTGGAAGTGTGGGGATCCTGGCATATGAG GAACAGCACATCCATCCAGAAAGTCAGTCTTAG